In Helianthus annuus cultivar XRQ/B chromosome 3, HanXRQr2.0-SUNRISE, whole genome shotgun sequence, a single window of DNA contains:
- the LOC110906427 gene encoding uncharacterized protein LOC110906427 produces MASNPWWPSSSDDEEEMFFANAVLRAGQILIEEEEEEEDFSSAVDPYFTQRPDARNYEGFTTLQKCTAAIRQLAYGTVADALDEYLQMSARTTRECLYRFCHNVVKLYSKKYLRKPNAYDVQQLYQAHEARHGFPGMLGSIDCMHWGWHNCPTAWRGQYTRGDHGYPTVILEAVASQDLWIWLSFFGLPGSLNDLNVLYQSAIFTNVVNGTGPDTRFTVSGVEYRRGYYLAVGIYPSWSTIVKTIPYPEDEKRKKIRQTSRSCKKRHRMCFWCLTKKWDVLAQPARAFTPKRLCLCMYACILLHNMIIEDEGRAICEYDENASYRNTVPVDPPQQDLNSFSLTNDFTHANLQQDLVEHIWNNVNIGDGDGDEDEDE; encoded by the exons ATGGCTTCTAATCCTTGGTGGCCCTCGTCTTCGGATGACGAAGAGGAGATGTTTTTCGCAAACGCTGTGCTACGGGCGGGGCAGATTCTAAttgaagaggaagaggaagaggaagactTCTC GAGCGCAGTAGACCCGTATTTCACGCAACGACCTGATGCTCGAAATTATGAAGGGTTCACCACGTTACAAAAGTGTACtgcggccattcgccaactggcGTACGGGACAGTGGCCGACGCTTTGGACGAGTACTTACAGATGTCGGCAAGAACTACGCGGGAATGTTTGTATCGGTTTTGCCATAATGTGGTGAAACTGTATAGCAAAAAATATTTGCGGAAACCAAACGCGTATGATGTTCAACAGTTGTACCAAGCTCATGAAGCAAGGCACGGGTTTCCGGGAATGCTTGGTAGCATTGATTGTATGCATTGGGGGTGGCATAACTGCCCGACTGCGTGGCGCGGCCAATATACGCGAGGTGATCACGGCTATCCAACCGTGATACTTGAAGCCGTGGCATCACAAGATTTGTGGATATGGCTTTCTTTCTTTGGTCTCCCTGGTTCACTCAACGACCTCAACGTGTTATACCAATCGGCGATCTTTACCAATGTGGTTAATGGAACCGGTCCGGACACCCGTTTTACAGTTTCTGGGGTTGAGTATAGACGTGGGTATTATCTTGCTGTCGGGATATATCCGTCTTGGTCTACAATTGTAAAGACTATTCCATATCCCGAGGacgaaaaaaggaaaaaaattcgCCAAACGTCAAGAAGCTGCAAGAAAAGACATCGAATGTGCTTTTGGTGTCTTACAAAAAAATGGGACGTCCTTGCACAACCGGCACGTGCGTTCACACCGAAAAGGTTGTGCCTTTGTATGTACGCTTGCATTTTGCTCCATAACATGATTATTGAAGACGAAGGTCGGGCGATTTGTGAGTATGATGAGAATGCATCTTACAGGAACACTGTCCCGGTTGATCCGCCACaacaggatttaaactcgttcTCACTAACCAACGACTTTACGCATGCAAACCTTCAACAGGATTTGGTAGAACATATTTGGAACAACGTTAACATCGGGGACGGTGACGGAGACGAAGACGAAGacgagtag
- the LOC110908092 gene encoding uncharacterized protein LOC110908092: MAMQTGVSTSKVLILVGAGLTSSVILRSGKLSDILSELQELMTGVNEIEIQPGKYDSAALAAQIRQLAQEIRELSLSRPVTIFNGDSSSSGGYSSYLMPAAALGAMGYCYMWWKGLSLSDVMFVTKSNMANAVSTVSKQLENVSDALASTKRHLSKRLENLDWKLDEQKEISKLIADDVNDVKSNLNQIGYDIDMIHQMMAGLEGKLDLIEGKQDMTNSGLYYLMQVAGGIKDGINAKLFKDIEAKIGEQSKITFEETSLKGLQFLTDANDSGPKENPVLTKMSTKVNKDQDNAKSRFRRPYPVGLSFAKDI; the protein is encoded by the exons ATGGCGATGCAAACTGGAGTTAGCACCTCCAAAGTTCTGATCCTCGTCGGAGCAG GTCTGACTAGTTCTGTTATATTAAGGAGTGGAAAACTCTCAGATATattatcagagcttcaggagttAATGACGGGTGTTAACGAAATTGAAATCCAACCTGGAAAGTACGATAGTGCTGCTCTTGCAGCACAG ATTCGACAACTGGCACAAGAAATTCGGGAGTTGTCTCTCTCTCGACCTGTTACTATTTTCAATGGAGATTCCAGTTCTAGTG GAGGCTACTCATCTTACTTGATGCCAGCTGCAGCACTAGGAGCAATGGGATATTGTTATATGTGGTGGAAG GGTTTATCTCTTTCTGATGTTATGTTCGTAACTAAGAGCAATATGGCAAATGCTGTATCGACGGTTTCAAAACAATTAGAGAATGTTTCTGATGCGTTAGCT TCTACAAAGAGACATCTATCAAAAAGACTTGAAAACTTGGACTGGAAGTTAGATGAGCAGAAGGAAATAAGTAAACTGATCGCAGATGAT GTAAACGATGTGAAGTCCAATCTTAATCAGATAGGTTACGACATCGATATGATCCATCAAATGATGGCCGGATTG GAAGGAAAGCTTGATCTTATCGAAGGAAAACAG GATATGACCAATTCAGGTCTATACTACTTGATGCAAGTAGCTGGTGGTATTAAAGATGGAATAAACGCCAAGCTCTTTAAG GATATTGAAGCTAAGATAGGAGAACAATCGAAAATTACATTTGAGGAGACTTCGTTAAAG GGCCTTCAGTTTCTTACAGATGCTAATGATTCGGGCCCAAAAGAGAATCCTGTGCTGACTAAAATGAGCACCAAGGTAAACAAAGATCAAGATAACGCTAAATCAAGATTTCGTAGGCCGTACCCGGTGGGTTTGTCATTTGCTAAAGATATATGA
- the LOC110906426 gene encoding uncharacterized protein LOC110906426 — translation MVSPIHSVVTVSNIKNFIPVTLDIESGHYTSWSELFKIRCKVFQVCDHLKFKLISATSSSDKDEATVPTESWQRLDSIVLLWIYRTISTDLLHTILKPDITAFDAWPALANLSQDNKATRKVDLNNKVATTRPDQFPSMSAYCQAMKVIVDQLTNVGSLINDKQLVLQLLTGMIMQYEGIAMIIQQSKPLPSKERCSSRWNRINYYY, via the coding sequence ATGGTGTCTCCTATCCACTCTGTTGTAACTGTTTCCAACATTAAAAACTTTATACCCGTAACCTTGGACATTGAATCTGGCCATTACACAAGCTGGTCGGAGCTTTTCAAGATTCGTTGTAAGGTGTTTCAAGTTTGTGATCACCTAAAATTTAAACTTATTTCTGCCACCTCCTCTTCTGACAAAGACGAGGCAACAGTTCCCACCGAATCATGGCAAAGATTGGATTCCATTGTTTTGCTGTGGATATATAGGACCATCTCTACAGATCTTCTACATACCATTCTAAAACCAGATATTACCGCCTTTGATGCATGGCCAGCTCTTGCAAATCTGTCCCAAGACAACAAAGCTACAAGAAAAGTTGATTTGAATAACAAGGTTGCTACTACAAGACCGGATCAATTCCCTAGTATGTCAGCTTACTGTCAGGCCATGAAAGTCATCGTTGACCAACTCACCAATGTCGGCTCTCTGATTAATGATAAGCAACTTGTTCTTCAACTTCTAACAGGGATGATCATGCAATATGAGGGTATAGCCATGATTATTCAGCAATCCAAACCCCTACCAAGTAAGGAACGATGCTCAAGCCGCTGGAACCGCATTAACTACTATTACTAA
- the LOC110906425 gene encoding uncharacterized protein LOC110906425, whose product MSLNQLSPIAQAELETGTTTRPPKLKGAEDFSTWKTRIQSFFEYTDYNLWLSVTAGPHIPTVVRGDAVVANNDATTFTDEDKALIQRDRRAHAALTMALSTDDSNMFEEHRTANALWNALIEYYEGNEELIESKRDMVQKQYDMFCGVRGESLSDHISRFLNMMTKMKKAGNPVTNRAAIKKLLDSLPKEWSLQCMIIKKDFLNNPNPVTLSDLINTLRAFEMDVNKREMNTASYPPKSTQTSAGLKNVAFLASGGTTPQASDLIYANASASASKAPQLVEKTITVDTQALKVSTENVALFNTFLSSYEALMSGELRKEMFTAEDMYQVDLDDMEEMDLKWCYNYKNLGHFKRHCPMLKEGNSETTPAVKQITVEENKNNASPSTPKALVVEDYDWSEEITEAKEQVNKALVAKISGKSSSRQFEKQTAGIPKGDNTADKGLKSILTSVEPENEKKCGEAEEHGLKEASDQKKGKEKVIAAAIKADSSKEKAHKDLVNKLKKNSFGKFLTEEIPEFIPSRTGVTDSEKSVTEDHGKEDSSVTASEDKQGSESSSEDQTVSDESLEFPSDETQKSQVKINPPMMKASNRQVLKPLKTKTQKVQTKINATMSQVTKQNKLQKWLHMLMEYIWHVDSGCSRHMTGLKEILKNFRFIDGDFVSFAGDEKGGKIVGVGDVVSEALTLENVNYVPELCYNLMSVSQVCDKGISVLFNDMECLFLKPGYVVPAEMIMLTAPRQNNTYVLNIKNPKTNDNLTCLISKASESESLLWHRRLGHVNFKNMNKLSKLNLVRGLPIKEFPFSEKYDFSRFSWVYFLEAKSKTAKVLKSFIPLIENVTKLKVKSIRSDNGSKFKNQTFISFCAEKGIHLQYSAARTPQQNGVAERKNRTFIEAARTMLVDSKLPIIFWAEAVNTACYVLNRVLIVKPHGKTAYELLFKRKPLIDFFRPFGCSCTLLNTQENLIKFEAVGDICYFMGYSSTQKAYRVYNKRTKMVIESYYVDFQEGNYTNTGSTPDWFYDVGVIFNTFEIPEVVPEIEPVEDTQVEPLFDSSDIGLTPFTTRLSPTSADPILANVDEPTQEDDPPVIYVDEHFTNLPQQIESLTNAGYKTNRNHPLENVIGAVEEGVRTRGQSSSINKGLFAAFLSQSVPRDIEDAIQDSSWVQAMQEELSQFRKLKVWELVDLPEGKFPIDTKWVFRNKMDDRGVVIKNKARLVVQGFRQEEGIDYEEVFAPVARLEAIRIFLAYASYRNFKVFQMDAKSAFLYGKVKEEVYVCQPPGFEDPHFPGRYFKLDKALYGLHQAPRAWYETLSTYLLEYGYTRGKIDMTLFTKKIGEDVMLVQIYVDDIIFGSTNEALCREFETVMKFLVMVMNLEWDKTLKHNQSINLDEVPQDFEDVARWVRSSRIGYVVETNVKVYKIHIQEFWENAKPETINNKRGIASTVRNKRVEVTEDRIRQVLKLLDNDQDPLSLSKDDILDGFRGMGYAGDFR is encoded by the exons ATGTCGTTGAATCAACTAAGCCCCATTGCTCAAGCGGAACTTGAGACTGGAACCACCACTCGGCCACCAAAGTTGAAAGGGGCTGAAGACTTTAGCACCTGGAAGACTCGCATTCAatcgttcttcgagtacacggaCTACAATCTGTGGCTCTCTGTCACAGCTGGACCCCACATTCCAACTGTTGTTCGAGGAGATGCGGTAGTTGCCAACAATGATGCAACTACCTTTACTGATGAAGACAAGGCTCTTATCCAACGTGATCGTCGTGCTCATGCTGCCTTGACCATGGCACTATCTACTGATGACAgcaacatgtttgaagaacaccgaacTGCAAACGCACTCTGGAATGCATTGATTGAATACTATGAAGGAAATGAGGAGTTGATCGAAAGCAAGAGGGATATGGTGCAGAAACAATATGACATGTTCTGTGGAGTTCGTGGAGAAAGTCTTTCCGATCACATCAGTCGTTTTCTGaatatgatgaccaaaatgaagaaggcGGGAAATCCTGTCACAAATCGTGCTGCAATCAAGAAGTTGCTAGATTCACTTCCCAAAGAATGGAGCCTACAATGCATGATCATCAAGAAGGATTTTCTCAACAATCCAAACCCTGTCACTCTGTCCGACTTGATCAACACACTAAGAGCCTTTGAAATGGATGTCAACAAAAGAGAGATGAACACTGCCAGCTACCCTCCAAAGTCAACTCAAACTTCGGCTGGATTGAAAAATGTTGCATTCCTTGCTTCAGGGGGCACCACTCCACAAGCTTCTGACTTAATCTATGCCAACGCTTCCGCGAGCGCATCGAAAGCTCCACAACTTGTTGAGAAGACTATCACTGTTGACACTCAAGCGTTGAAAGTATCCACTGAAAATGTGGCACTTTTCAACACATTTCTTAGCAGCTATGAAGCCCTGATGTCTGGAGAACTAAGAAAGGAGATGTTCACAGCTGAAGACATGTACCAGGTTGATCTAGATGATATGGAGgaaatggatctgaaatg GTGCTACAACTACAAGAATCTGGGCCATTTCAAGCGTCATTGTCCTATGTTGAAAGAAGGAAACAGTGAAACCACTCCTGCTGTAAAGCAAATCACAGTTGAAGAGAACAAGAACAATGCGTCTCCTAGCACGCCAAAAGCTTTAGTCGTCGAAGACTATGATTGGAGTGAGGAAATTACTGAAGCAAAGGAGCAAGTCAACAAAGCTCTGGTGGCCAAGATCTCAGGTAAATCATCATCAAGGCAGTTCGAAAAGCAGACAGCTGGAATTCCAAAAGGAGACAATACTGCTGACAAAGGCTTGAAAAGCATTTTGACTTCAGTGGAGCCTGAAAATGAAAAGAAGTGTGGAGAAGCAGAGGAGCATGGTTTGAAAGAGGCATCTGATCAAAAGAAGGGTAAGGAAAAGGTCATAGCAGCTGCCATCAAagcagattcatcaaaagagaaAGCTCACAAGGACTTGGTAAACA aattgAAAAAGAATAGTTTTGGAAAATTCCTCACAGAGGAAATTCCCGAATTTATTCCTTCTAGAACAGGTGTGACGGATTCAGAAAAGAGTGTTACTGAAGATCATGGCAAGGAAGACTCAAGTGTCACTGCTTCAGAAGACAAGCAAGGATCAGAAAGTTCAAGTGAAGATCAAACAGTAAGTGATGAAAGTCTAGAATTCCCTAGTGATGAAACACAGAAATCCCAAGTGAAGATCAACCCACCAATGATGAAAGCTTCGAATCGTCAAGTTCTGAAACCATTGAAGACCAAGACTCAGAAAGTTCAAACAAAGATCAATGCTACAATGAGTCAAGTTACGAAGCAA aaTAAACTCCAGAAATGGCTTCATATGCTCATGGAATACATCTGGCATGTGGACAGCGGATGTTCAAGACACATGACTGGATTGAAGGAAATTCTGAAGAACTTTCGCTTCATCGATGGTGATTTCGTATCTTTCGCTGGAGACGAGAAAGGAGGAAAGATTGTTGGAGTAGGAGATGTGGTTTCTGAAGCCCTCACGTTGGAGAATGTCAACTATGTTCCGGAATTGTGCTACAATCTCATGAGTGTCTCACAAGTCTGTGATAAAGGAATATCGGTGCTTTTTAATGACATGGAATGCTTGTTTCTCAAGCCCGGTTATGTTGTTCCTGCTGAAATGATCATGCTTACTGCTCCAAGACAAAACAACACATACGTGCTCAATATAAAGAACCCCAAGACAAACGACAATCTGACCTGCTTGATCTCTAAGGCTTCAGAATCGGAGTCACTGCTTTGGCACAGGCGATTGGGGCATGTTAATTTTAAAAATATGaataaactctctaagttaaACTTAGTAAGAGGTCTTCCGATTAAAGAATTcccattttctgaaaaat ATGATTTCTCTCGGTTTTCATGGGTGTATTTTCTTGAAGCAAAAAGCAAGACAGCTAAAGTTCTCAAATCATTCATCCCGCTGATTGAAAATGTGACCAAACTAAAAGTTAAGTCGATCAGAAGTGACAATGGGTCCaagttcaaaaatcagaccttCATATCCTTCTGTGCTGAAAAGGGAATTCATCTCCAATACAGTGCAGCCAGAACTCcccaacagaatggagttgctgaacgCAAGAATAGAACATTTATCGAAGCTGCACGAACAATGCTGGTGGACTCAAAGCTTCCAATCATCTTCTGGGCAGAAGCTGTAAATACGGCATGCTACGTTCTAAACAGGGTACTCATTGTAAAACCACATGGAAAGACAGCATATGAACTTCTCTTCAAAAGAAAGCCGCTCATTGACTTCTTTAGACCATTTGGTTGTTCGTGCACCCTTCTAAACACTCAAGAAAATCTCATCAAATTTGAAGCAGTGGGTGATATCTGCTACTTCATGGGGTATTCATCCACACAGAAGGCCTACCGTGTTTACAACAAAAGAACGAAGATGGTGATTGAATCTTACTATGTTGATTTTCAAGAAGGAAACTACACCAACACCGGAAGTACTCCTGATTGGTTCTACGATGTGGGTGTGATTTTTAACACCTTTGAAATTCCGGAAGTAGTTCCAGAAATAGAACCTGTTGAAGACACTCAAGTTGAACCACTGTTTGATTCATCAGACATTGGTTTAACCCCGTTTACCACCCGTCTATCTCCAACATCTGCTGACCCTATTCTG gcgaATGTGGATGAACCAACTCAAGAAGATGATCCACCAGTGATTTACGTAGACGAACACTTCACCAATCTTCCGCAGCAGATTGAATCTCTGACAAATGCCGGATACAAGACAAATCgaaatcatcctcttgaaaaCGTCATCGGCGCAGTCGAAGAAGGAGTACGTACACGCGGGCAGTCGTCAAGCATCAACAAAGGCCTCTTCGCAGCTTTTCTTTCGCAATCCGTTCCACGAGACATTGAAGATGCTATTCAAGACTCCAGTTGGGTTCAGGCCATGCAGGAAGAGCTATCTCAATTCAGGAAGCTTAAAGTTTGGGAACTAGTAGATTtacctgaaggaaagtttccaatTGATACTAAATGGGTCTTCCGtaacaagatggatgatcgtggaGTGGTAATCAAGAACAAGGCCAGATTGGTGGTACAAGGTTTTCGTCAGGAAGAAGGGATTGACTACGAAGAAGTATTTGCTCCGGTTGCACGATTGGAAGCAATCAGAATATTCCTGGCATATGCATCATACAGAAATTTCAAAGTTTTCCAAATGGATGCTAAGAGTGCTTTTCTTTATGGAAAAGTAAAGGAAGAAGTTTATGTATGTCAGCCTCCAGGGTTCGAGGATCCTCATTTTCCAGGTCGCTATTTCAAGTTGGACAAAGCACTCTATGGTCTTCACCAAGCTCCACGCGCTTGGTATgagactttgtccacatacttgtTAGAGTATGGATACACCAGAGGAAAGATCGACATGACTCTCTTCACCAAAAAGATCGGGGAGGATGTAATGCTGGTTCAAATCTACGTCGACGATATTATCTTCGGGTCAACGAACGAGGCGTTGTGCAGAGAATTCGAAACCGTCATGAAG TTTCTCGT TATGGTGATGAACCTCGAGTGGGATAAAACGTTGAAACATAATCAAAGCATCAATCTAGATGAGGTGCCTcaagattttgaagatgtagcTAGATGGGTGCGTTCCAGCAGAATCGGTTATGTTGTGGAAACAAACGTTAAGGTTTACAAGATTCACATACAAGAATTCTGGGAGAACGCAAAACCTGAGACTATCAATAACAAAAGAGGGATAGCGTCAACGGTTCGCAACAAAAGAGTAGAGGTAACTGAAGACAGGATCCGCCAGGTTCTGAAGCTACTAGACAATGATCAAGATCCGTTAAGCCTGAGCAAAGATGATATTCTGGATGGTTTTCGAGGAATGGGTTATGCTGGAGATTTCCGTTAA